In the Paralichthys olivaceus isolate ysfri-2021 chromosome 15, ASM2471397v2, whole genome shotgun sequence genome, one interval contains:
- the LOC109628394 gene encoding uncharacterized protein isoform X2 has product MGYLPFPTGGAAAPPAPLLPTALGAATPSPHRDQTPGDLTWRAKVTDLIGPITMGLHLITTACLLFARITITHQSHMNSVYMYLFTPRGPQMFPCLTYLEKNVRVDCEFPPTYQVPGPYCEYRQDSRLVGSTYPNAVTYVSHDDRRRSNVSLVTPSLCRLTWAPMDDEKPFTYTCRVYQGSSWKENSMAVHHRILPICSAISVMFQSAPWLLSLVMSLPVAVGLLSP; this is encoded by the exons ATGGGATATCTGCCTTTTCCAACAGGGGGTGCTGCAGCACCCCCAGCACCCCTACTTCCCACGGCACTGGGCGCTGCAACTCCATCTCCACACCGGGACCAAACACCAG GTGATCTGACGTGGCGTGCCAAGGTTACTGATCTGATCGGGCCGATCACCATGGGGCTGCACCTGATCACCACCGCCTGTCTCCTCTTTGCCAGGATCACGATAACGCATCAGTCTCACA TGAACTCAGTGTATATGTATCTCTTCACTCCACGTGGGCCCCAGATGTTTCCATGTCTAACTTACCTGGAGAAAAACGTCAGGGTGGACTGCGAGTTCCCACCCACTTACCAGGTCCCTGGCCCCTACTGTGAATACCGGCAGGACAGTCGGCTGGTGGGCAGCACCTACCCCAACGCCGTCACCTACGTGTCCCACGATGACCGCCGGAGGAGCAACGTCAGCCTGGTCACTCCTTCTCTGTGCCGCCTCACCTGGGCCCCGATGGATGACGAGAAACCTTTCACCTACACCTGCAGAGTTTACCAGGGCAGCAGCTGGAAAGAGAACAGCATGGCTGTGCATCACC GGATCCTGCCGATCTGCTCTGCCATCAGTGTTATGTTCCAATCTGCGCCGTGGCTTTTGTCCCtggtgatgtcacttcctgtcgcTGTGGGTCTTCTGAGTCCATGA
- the LOC109628394 gene encoding uncharacterized protein isoform X1, with amino-acid sequence MSCYQICPACVRWLSAWLSGPVPCSEDRLCAYSQRGRGELGTLLQCTVSLHGRSRVCIQAAGRAAHPGSTHAMHERSSSLLTLSAGDLTWRAKVTDLIGPITMGLHLITTACLLFARITITHQSHMNSVYMYLFTPRGPQMFPCLTYLEKNVRVDCEFPPTYQVPGPYCEYRQDSRLVGSTYPNAVTYVSHDDRRRSNVSLVTPSLCRLTWAPMDDEKPFTYTCRVYQGSSWKENSMAVHHRILPICSAISVMFQSAPWLLSLVMSLPVAVGLLSP; translated from the exons ATGTCATGTTATCAGATCTGTCCTGCATGTGTCCGCTGGTTGTCCGCCTGGCTGTCCGGCCCTGTCCCCTGCAGTGAGGACAGACTGTGCGCATActcacagagagggagaggggagctCGGTACTTTGCTGCAGTGCACAGTCTCTCTGCATGGGCGTAGTCGTGTCTGCATTCAGGCTGCAGGGAGAGCAGCTCATCCAGGCTCCACACATGCGATGCATgaacgcagcagcagcttgttgaCACTGTCTGCAG GTGATCTGACGTGGCGTGCCAAGGTTACTGATCTGATCGGGCCGATCACCATGGGGCTGCACCTGATCACCACCGCCTGTCTCCTCTTTGCCAGGATCACGATAACGCATCAGTCTCACA TGAACTCAGTGTATATGTATCTCTTCACTCCACGTGGGCCCCAGATGTTTCCATGTCTAACTTACCTGGAGAAAAACGTCAGGGTGGACTGCGAGTTCCCACCCACTTACCAGGTCCCTGGCCCCTACTGTGAATACCGGCAGGACAGTCGGCTGGTGGGCAGCACCTACCCCAACGCCGTCACCTACGTGTCCCACGATGACCGCCGGAGGAGCAACGTCAGCCTGGTCACTCCTTCTCTGTGCCGCCTCACCTGGGCCCCGATGGATGACGAGAAACCTTTCACCTACACCTGCAGAGTTTACCAGGGCAGCAGCTGGAAAGAGAACAGCATGGCTGTGCATCACC GGATCCTGCCGATCTGCTCTGCCATCAGTGTTATGTTCCAATCTGCGCCGTGGCTTTTGTCCCtggtgatgtcacttcctgtcgcTGTGGGTCTTCTGAGTCCATGA